The DNA region ATTCCAAGCTAATTGGTCGAAGGTACTCTCTCTCTGGACCTGATTGAGACTTTGTTTATCACCGGACCAAGTAtctgatttttgaaatttgtgtgAATTTGGTAGAGAGATCATACTTAGGAGCAGTGAATTAGCTATGATCGGAGCTATATTCCAGCTTGGAGTGATGGTTTCTTCTTCGGGATTCTTCATGTGTTATGATGGTTTTTAGATGATGAAATGTTGTTTTGTGATTGGTTTAAATTGGGAAAAAGCCAGATTATCTCGGAGTACAAAAGAACGAGAGATTGGCTCTGTGTCTTGCCACTAACAACTGTATCTCCACGTCTGAAAATATCAGTGATCGAGTGCATTATGCTCCTCCATGGTAAATTGTATTCATATGTTGGTCTATTCTGCTTTGAAATAATAGTTGATCATCTTATACTGTTGTTGCGTGTGTCCTGGGTGTGGGTAGGAACTATAATGAAGGAAGGAAAACACCTGTAAGCAGAGAAGTTGCAATGAAAGAGCTTCTTAATGTGGTATGACTCAGTATGAGAACCTTTAGACATGAACTAAAATCTTAAGAAAATGAATGGAATCACACCACTCAAGAGAAGCTTTTGATACTCGCCCTGTAGTTACATCAGTTCAATGACCATTTGTTGCAGATCAGCGACAAGAGCTGGAGAAGAGGGGATGGGTATCGGAGAACAGCTTCTGATTAAGGACACAAAAGAGTTTCCAGATTCTAATCTTGTCTAGATTAAATTTCTTAATGCAATGCCCTATGTAATAACATTTCAATAAACGAGAGAAATAGTGTTTGAACACAATGATTTGAGTGAttcatacaaaaagaaaacagttttGGAGAAACTTCAGATACGAGTCATGATTCCAACTGTGAAGCATCGAACCCAACAACAGTTCATACGAGTTCTACAACTCATGAAGCCTAATGTTGAAGTGAAATAGAGCTTCAAAAGTTCTACAACAACAATTCATATGAGCTCTACAACAACAGTTCATACGACTTCGCACAATTGCAGTCAAATAGAGCTTCAGAAGTTACTACACGCTTCCAACAACCAGGCCTTTATGTGTCGAAACTATGCTCAAGATTCGAATGGATGTTCGTGATCGAGAAAAACATAAACgcttgcaagatgatttggttgagaatatttgggcaaaatttggagcaaatcagtattaaaatttatcattttctctatttatgaattgcacttctattgtaatatgtattaatgtttttattatgttttgtatgtttaaaaattaattaaatgcaatattttctatttttataaattcttaaatgtttacacatttataccacttatattctatttacaatttttatttaaaaaacaatatattcaaaaataagagacctaAAATTAGAATTTACTGTTGGAGGATtaaattttaactaagagatcatgaattcttatattcaaaaccattcacaattaattcataaaataatcaaacagTGTTTAACAATCCCAAATTAAGAGACCACCAATAATCTTGCTCTAATGTCCGCAGTTCGCTATCCACCATTTGCCTCaattatataatctattttttatatatatttaaaactacACGAATATTACAATCTAGCCACCACCATCACCATAACATGCAAAACCGTGGCCATAAAAATGTCACGTTTTGGCTACACTGTTTTGAAAATGTATTAATTTGTGACCATCCACATTTAAATGTACTGTGCAAAAATGATCACATGTTGGTGTGGTGGCCAACTGATAACCAAGTGGCTTTTAATTGGCCATTTATATGTTAGGCATAAATTTAATTGCTTGACTCGGCAATTCAATCTATCTACGAGGGTGCATGTATGTATCATGTATGGAATGGTTtttcaaattattgtttttcaCGTCtgataaatataacaaacaagaCCTAATCATATAATCTTCTCGAGGTAAGCGTGAGTGCAATACCACATGACAAAGAAGCAGATCGGTCATTGAACATAGCGTTTCTCAATATTGATGAACTATGAGAACAATTTAGGTCTCCATCTTCTTACGATGTTTGTCAGCAGCTTGCTAAGCAATCTCTGTCGTCCTCAAGTCCTGATCCATTTCAAGACTGAACTGGTCTATAGCATTCACTCGGGCTGTTCAGAGAGAAGAAAACCATTGtaaagatgatgatggtgatgataaaagaagatgatgatgacaaaagaagatgatgaaaaccTGAATGCTGAAAAGCAAATCTATCAAATGTCTTCTTGGGAAGCAGCTCTCTCTCTAGTTCCTTTATGAAATCTGTCAAAAGAGAATTGAAAAGAACCATTGAAAATTTGGAAACTAAGACTATTGACATATATTACTAGAGAGAAAAACAAGACCAAAAGTCCAATACACATTAACACACGAAACAAAAGAGAGGTGAAGTAACTTTTGGATTTGATAGCAATAAGAAGCTGATCCTTGAGATGATTAAATCCAAAAGCCTCAAAATCTTCAAGTAAAAACTCTGAACTAACTTTGCCCTTGCTATGGAGTCGGACCACATCCACGAAAGCTTTGAACCTAAGCATATCTCCATCTATTGATGTGAGTAAGTCACAGGCTTTCAAAGTCACTGTTTCTTGAAGTTCTTCCAAAAAGACTAAATTCAAAAGTTACTAGGAATCTTGAAACCGGAAAAGATCCTTGCTTGTGTGAGTGGTGATTCCAAAAAGCTTTGGTCGTTCGTGCATTCGGTGAAGCTTTATAAGATTGGTGAATTGAAACGCCCAAAATTTGTTGGAGTAATCAAGGAATTGGGACTAGTGAAGCTTTTGAAACGCCCAAAATTTATGGTattagaattgaatttgaaatacttagaaaacattattgacagtaaattataaatactatagataaattcacttatacacatgacgtACATAAATTCCactttatgaataagaatattaattgtcgtattttaatagtttatcaaactatcaaaatgtaaatgatgtatatttagaaattgaaaactttaaagagTTTTAGGTATTGttatgaaatgttataaaataatttatatcattataatttgaagatacaagataacaattattttatagatatgaagTTTAGGAGTAGCATACTTtattatatcagcatatatatatatatttatgtgtgtaaatttacataattattaatttataatattattgagactatattttacattgggatttcaaaaaaaactgttatcttattatcttatcgaattttgttattttttataatgacccgacttgggactaccaaaatttattaatttatagagtattaatttatagagattttacacTTTAGATTTTTAGGCAGTTTCAATCATGAATAATTGATAGTTTTGGTAATGGATAGGTGACTAAGATCCCCTATTATTTATTACCATACTAATGTTTGAGTTAATGAAGTAAACTACCCAAAATATATGCACTGCCGGTTTGAGGGGTGATCTTAAGTGGTGACAGAACAGAGAACTGTGATGAACCTCTTTTATTGCTTGTGAATTAAGAAGGATAGAAAGCTTAAGGTTAATTCTTGGGGCTTCCTCTTCTCATTAGGATAAGGAGTCCTTTAATAGACCCTAGTACAACGGACCTAATTATAAACCTTAATAAGTTCAGAAGCCTAAATCTAATTATGGAAAGGAAACCTAATAATCCATTAATAAGAACTAGTCTTGTATCATTAGAAACTTTAGAAATTTTGGGCTCAAGTTAAGGCTTTATTGATACCACGATCCGTATCAATAACAAAACAAGTCTTATCCACGAACAATAATAGAACAGCAAGATGATAGTTCGAAACTGTCGTTAACAAAATGATAACAAAACCGAACATTTGTCAAAACTAGAATATCGAATCGACATCCACAAGTCATCTGCATCATTGTGCACCAGCTGACAAGAACGCACTTCCGGGCTGACGGTTAGCCAAAGGACCATGGCAAGATATGAACTTG from Camelina sativa cultivar DH55 chromosome 3, Cs, whole genome shotgun sequence includes:
- the LOC104778861 gene encoding uncharacterized protein LOC104778861, which produces MASMASPTTYLLYHHKCRRKIGSYVYHISASIPETSDDKHSKLIGRREIILRSSELAMIGAIFQLGGKKPDYLGVQKNERLALCLATNNCISTSENISDRVHYAPPWNYNEGRKTPVSREVAMKELLNVISDKSWRRGDGYRRTASD